One Rhinolophus ferrumequinum isolate MPI-CBG mRhiFer1 chromosome 10, mRhiFer1_v1.p, whole genome shotgun sequence genomic window, CTCAGCATCCATTTagagtgatgaatgaatgaatgaatgaatgaatgaatgaatgaagcctaAGTCTCTGGCCTTAGGAGCCAGATGGGCAGATGCTCAGAAATGATGAGTAAGCACCTAGCACTTGGCCTGTGCATAGTAGGCGTTCCAACAGCAATAGTCACTAATGGCTGTGGATGAGCTGGGTGTTGGGGGAGGAGTATTCCCAATGCTGCGGCTGGCCCCTTCTAAGGGCCGTACCTTCTCCTGCTAGGCCCtgcgccccaccccccaccccccagtcctTGGAGCTTCTCTTTCAGGCTTAAGGAGTCTGGGCGTAAAGCCCCCCTGGGAGGACCCTGGGTGACACCTGCAGAGAAGCCAATGTCCTGTGGGAGGGTGAGGCCTCAGATGTCCTGCTCCCACTCCAGTGTCACGGAAGGTCTCCTTCTGGTCTCCACTCAGAGGCCACCTTTGTTGAGGTTCTCCCTGACTACGGTGGCAAAAATAGCTCCTCCTTGGTCACATTCTGTCACATCACCCTGCTGAGGTCCTTTATGGGAATTATGATGGgctgaaattatcttgtttctTTGTCAGTCATCAGCTGTTCATTAAGTGGCTAGGGTTCAGGGGTGAGGCAGAGACTCAAGGTCCCTGCACTTAAGGAGACTGCAAAATAAATCGATTTGAATGGGATAAATGCTGCGAGGAGATGGGGATGCAGACGGAGAGTGCCTGGGGGGCCTTGTGGAGGAGGCAGCCTTTGAATCAAACCAGAATGGTAAGAAGGTAGGAGCAGTCGTCTTGGAGGATTTCCACTAGAAGGGACAGCCAATGGCAAGAGCCAGAGAGAGGAATAAACTTGGCGTGTTCAAGGGATAAGAAGAAAGGCCCCAGTGGCTGGGGTTGTGAGTGGGGAGTGGAGGGGTTGAGGTCGGAGAGGGCAGGAAAGCCCTGAGAGCTCTAAGCTCAGGAGTGACTTGGGTCCCCAGCCCGTAGAGATGGAACTGCAGGgggagaggatggagggaggCGCAGGGAGGAGGCCATGGGGTTGTCTGGTAGTGATTGGCTCAGAGCAGGGAGCACTCAGCAGGCTGGATGGACTGTGTGTGGGCCAGCATCCAGGGCCCGGTCCTGAGGGTTCACCTGCTTGGGGAAGCTCTTGAACTCCCAGTGAGGATGAAAATAACAGCACCCACCTCCAGGGTGTTGTGAGAATCAAAGGAGTGGCCGGGGCTTGGCCCACAGCAAACACTAAATGTCATTTATTAACATGCGTACCACTATTGTGACTATCGGCTTTGGGGAGGATTGAAGGATGACGTCCAGGTGTTAGGCCTGAGGGGCCCCCTGGGAAATCACAGACTGAGATGGAGAAGGCAAGGGAGGGACGACTGGTCAGTCTTGGCGATGCTGAGTTTGTGACGCCTCTTAGACATCCAGCAGATACCAGGAACAGGAGCCAAACCTGCTTGTGGCTGCTTGGGAGGGTGGTAGGGGCTAGTGGTATTTTCAGCCAAGACGAGCTTGAGCAGTGCACGGCATGTGCACAaaggctggaggagggagagtgagagagcaACTGGAGAGGGCTCCTCAGGCCTGGAGGACTCCCAGAGGAAGGCAAGGACCAGCCAGGGCCTCCATTAGAGCTGCCGGGAGAATGGTGGGCTCGGAGGAGCCCTGGAGGGGGCTGCAGGGACAAAGGGAGGTGACATTAAGTCATCCCCTTCAAGAGGAGCTTCtgcactttacagtttataaaccCTTACTTTCCAGTGTCACTGCCCATCTTCTCAAAACATGCCTATGAGGTGAGTGTTATTTCTCTACATTTTAGGGAtgtgactcagagaggttaaggcatTTTTCTACGGCTGCACAGCACAAAAGTAAAGTATTTTTAAGCTTTCTGGGATCACAGTCCCTTTTGAGGACCTTATGAATGTTATGATCCTTctcagaaaaatacacatatgtacacactaattttaaaactttctatgtGTCTTCTTTCTGTAGGTAATACATTCATATggttctaaaattaaaaagacacaaCGGGAATACAGTGAGAATTCTTCCTCCCACCCTATCCCCAGCCACCTGCTTCCCCTCCCCGGAGGCAGCCAGTGTCACCAGTTTCCTGGGTCTCCATCCGTACACAAGCACAGACAAGCAAATATGTGTAtctataaatttctttctctcctgttttacACAAACGGTAAATACTATGCTCGGTGCTCATGACttgccttttttcacttaaaacacATCTTGAAGCCCCACATCGCTCCTCACAgggctccctcctcctcttttctgGCTGCGTGCTGAACCATTTGGGGACGGGCATCGGGCTGGGTGAACAAGGCACCTGGTTCCTCGTGGGTGTGACTGTCTGCAGGCCGAGATCCCAGGAGCGTATGCAGGTGTCACAGGCAACCCCATGGCTCTCCAAAGCCACCCAGGGCCTCCCAGAACAAGGGAGGGGGCGTGCCTGGCACTTAGCTGACTCCCCGTCCCCTTTCTTCCCCCATTCCCCACACCTCTTCTTAGGTGCAGCCTGTGGGCCCAGCAGTAAATCCAGGGAATTCTGTGGAAGTGGAGTGAGGGGCATCCATCCCGTTCCCAAAGCTCTGGGAGACCCTCTCACCGCACCAGCAGCCCTACCTCCTGTGGTCTTGTTTGCTGAGAGGCCCAGGCCAAAGCAATGTGGGTGGGGACGGTTATTTCCATTCCCAGCCCCTCACTGGGGTGCTAGGACAGGGAGGGCCGTCGGGGGCTCTGTGGAAGTCCCCTCTGCTCTGGCCACTTGCCCACCAGCTATGCCCCCACCGCCAcacctcctcttcccctctgccTAGGAGGAGTCTCCACCTTGTTGGGCCAGGGAAGGGGGTCATCAAgtggagaagggaggtggggcTGCTGGCCTGGGGTGGTCTGGACTGGTCAGGACCACTGGGCACCTCCACTAAAAGTCCTTGCCCCCTGGCTTCGGGGCCCGCTGTCCTGTGTCTCCTCTCTCTGCCACTCGGCCTCCATCTGCTGTGCCAGGCTCTCCTCCACGTGCAGGTACGGGAGGCTGGGTCCGAGGCCCAGGTGACCCTGTCCACTCTCACAGCTTAAAACATCATGCAGGTGCTCAAGGTCTAACGGGTCTCACTCCGCCCAGACTTCAGGGCCTGACATGCCTGGACATCTCCATCTGCACATTCCAGGGCCACCGCACATTGGAAAATGCCTCTCCTTAAACCTGGTCCTCCTTCAGAGTCCCACCGTCATCTGCTCCtgacagccccctccccaccctgcccatcCAATCCACCCCAACCTTGTGGCTCTTTGTCCAGGCTGTGTCCCgaatctgtttccttctctcgAGTTCTGCTGCCACCGCCCTGGCAGCTCCAAGCCACCACCATCGCTGGCCTGGGCAGCAGCAAGAGCCTCCTCGTCAGCCTCCTGCTTCTACTGCACCAGACATGTCTTACCCCCGTGCGTGTGCCATGCCTGCCAGGCCGGACAAGGGCCGGGGAGCCACTGGAGCCACGTTGAGGAGTTTTCTTTCTTAAGCCTGAAGTTTATTGCATTATTTCTTATTCCTATTTGTCTTAAAGATTTCACATGAAAACTTAAAAGACCCAACCAGGTGAAACCGCACGCCTGCTTGCCTGTTTCCCACGGCCGGGAGGGTGAAACCCACAACCCTTCCCACTCCCGCCTCTGGGGCTCAGCTTGGGCAACTCTCCGTCTTGCTCACTTCTTGCGGCAGATTCTTGACACACCGAACTCTTTCTGGAATCTTCTACACCCTTTACGCAGATACACAATTCTCCTGATGGACTCGACTCCCACTTATTACTCAAGTCTCAGTTGAAATGTCACTTTTTCAACGAGGCCTTTGGGGACCCCACCAAGCTAGAGTCTCTCGTTTTCTCTCTCACATCACGAGACTTCTCCTGTAAGCAGCTCACCACGGTTGATGACTGCCCACCTAGGACATGCTTGTTACATGTACAGCATCTGTCCCCAGCTGATGTGTACGCCGGGCGAGTCCACAGCCCGTGTCTGACCCATAGCACGTGTGCAACAATAAATAGTCACTGAAAGAAGGACTGTGGAGGACAAGTGTGCAGCAGGGCCAGACCCAGAGGCACAGCAAGGCAGTGGGGACTGAATCTCACTGCCAGTGAGAGACTGAGGTTGTCCTGGAAAAGAGAAGCCTTGGCGAGCCGCTCTCGCCTTCAAATCCCGGTAGGGAAGAGGGGTGCAAGTGTTTGGGGCGACCCCTTTGGTGGGATGGGCTGGCCCAAAAGAAGGGGCTCTGCGGTGAGGGTGGGGTTGAGTTCTTCATCAGGGCAGGGGCCAGGAGTCGGAAATACCACAAAGGGCATACCTGCAGGTTGGAGCAGTGGCACTTGGGTCCTCCAGCCACCAGCTCGTCACTTGGCCATGACCAGAAGGCTTGTCTGGACATTCTGGGGAACTTGCTTTCTAAGCGTGCTCACCTGCAGGGCTGAGTGgctgggagggagaggtggggtgCAGAGCTGGAGGGATGGGCCAGTTCACCCCGTGCTGTTCAGAGCCCCTCTGGAGCCCAGAGTCACCTGTGTGTCTAGGCTCTGGCTGGACCTAAAATCAGGGACCCAGATCCTGGCTCCAACTTATGTATGACCCAGTGTCTCCTTTCCCAATAGGACTGACTTGACagaatctggcacatagtaggcttgATGAATGTTTACTAAGTGGAAGAAATGTGCGATGCGACAGTGTTTCTTCAAGCAGGAGAGCACAGTGTCTAATGCATGTGCTCTGGCAGTAACTGCCCGCGGCCAGATCCTGTCTCTACCATTTaggagctgtgtgaccatgggcaagtggCTAAACCTATCTGTGTCTTGGTTTTTCTGACTTAGAAATTATAGATGACAATGGTAACTTCCTCGGAGGTCACGGTGAGGATGGCAGGAATTGATGGGCgtaaagcactcagaacagtgtCCTCACGGAGGAAGTGTGTGCTAAATACTCCATGTAAACTTGACAATGTCACATcattggcctgtgggggagggctagGTGTGCAGTGGGGTTTCAGGGTACAGAAGAAGGTGTGGGGAACAGCGTTAATTGAACATCCACTGTGTGGCCTGCACTTTTATGACAATTGAGAACCTATGTCTGGCCCTTGCAACCACGCTGAAAGGTAGGCATTACTGTGTTTCTTCCCAAATGAAGtcacagaggttcagagaggtcaagAAACCTGCTGGAGCTTGACAGGCCCAGCTCTGTGAGACTCTGAGGCCACAGCTCTTACTCATCTGCTCCCTGGCACTGGTGCTAGAACAGACTGGGCAGGGCCATGTGACAGGTGCCAGGTGGACTCTGGGTACTGCATCTGAAATTCAGGGGAGATCAACAGCCTTGGGAGTAATTCGGACCACTTATCAAttatttactctgtgccaggtacgtGATATGCATGGTCACATTTATTCCTCATTGCAACCTTATAAGGTAAGGACTATTATTAGCCCCACCTAAAGATGAAGAGTGCAGggaccagagaggttaagtaacttgcccaaggtcacacaggcagaAAGTGGTACAGCGACTCTGTAGTTGAAGCTGCTGCACTGGGAGGGGGAAGATGTGGGCCCTCAACATTCATGACGAGATGGGAGTCAGACCTCCCAGGGTCCAAGGAGCAGGACAGGAGCCTGCAgagggctgtgggcaggaggGACACCCTGCCACCATTTCCCCTGTGGCTAGACCCATCCTCAGCTCCCTTTTACTCTTTGAGAAGCACAATTCAGCTGCCTGGTCCTTGAGCCCTTTCCCTCCCCTGCAAAGCCCCATTTGTTAGACCTGAAAGGACCCCCACCCTAACCAGGGAGGCCTGATAGGCGTCCTTcagagctggaggagggagggggcaggttCTATGCCCCTCACGGACTGGGAAGTGGGACAGTGGTGTgaattcctttcccttccccagggAAAGCTTCCCACCCTCTAGAACCCCTCCTGGGGGCACTGAGTTGCCCCTCaggcccccccccacccctgtgcCTGCTCCCTATGGTGGAAGAGTCAGCCTCCCGCTCCAGACTCAAGACAGGCTCAGAAGTACCCGTGCACCACCTGCCTTATTTCAGACTCTGTGCCGGGTGCCTTGTTCATTACATCTTCCCAACTCTCCTGCCGGGGACCAGTTACAGCCCCCTATTTTGCAGACGGAGAGAAGGAGCACCTGGCTGGAGCAGTTAGTGGTGGAAACAAGACTGGAAGCTGGGTTTCCTGACTCCCCGCACAGTGTGCTCTGTCAtcctcatcttcatcttcttcaccgtatcatcttcatcttcatcatcttcatcttcatcatcatcatcttcatcatcatcgtcatcttcatcttcatcgTCATCATCTTCTCTACATTTTACCTGCGATGCCTGTTCAAGCTCCAGCCAGTGTGTCTATCACAGAGTGGATATCCCGTTTGCCTCAACAATGGCCTGGTGAGGTAGATTacatcatcatctccattttgcagatgaggaaactgaggtccaaagaggacatactagCTGTTGACCGAACTGAGACTGAGACCCAGGTTTTGCCACCCCAAACACGAGGGTTCAGCTGGCATGTTACTTTTCATAGAGTAGAAAAGAAGTCGCGGGGAGCAGCCAGTGAGGGCCCCGGGGTgcagaggaggcagggctggcagcTGGCAATGCAGCAGGAAAGGCTTTGGAGAGTGGAGGGGGCTCAGGCTGGGCttggggggctggggagaggcatGAAGGGATCCAGTTGAACAGGGCATTGTGGGAGGTAGAGGGAGCCtgaggccagaggctggggacCAGGGTGAGTCAGGGACCGGAGGCAGCCAGAACTGAATCAGaattccagctttgccacttcTACCGTGTGAACTCCCCCCAGCTATATCTGTACTCCCCCCCCACCCTTAGCCTGTGATTCTTCaactgggaagagaaataataacccTGCCTGTGCTGTGATAGGTGCTTAACAAATACTTGCTAAATACACACAGGGTTGCAGGGATGCTTCAGGTCTAGAATGTCCGTTCCCTGGGAGCAGCCACACAGGAGGAGGAGGGTTCTGCAGGGCCCCACAGCTGgactgtgtgacctcgggcaaatcacttcacctcCCCGGTTGTCCCACCCAGTAACAAGGAGGTGTGTAAGGCCCTGCGGGCTGGTTAAGTGCCACCTCGCTCCTGCCCCCTAGGGGCCACAAACCTGCCCAGGTCTCAGGACCTCGACTGACGGCTGCTGTCCGGGACTGGAAGGCCCGCGTAAGACGCCCCTGCAGCCTCCACCGCGTTTCCCTTGGGTGGTATGAGGGCGCACAGGGCGATTTTCCCGAGTTGCTGGAACCCATGGGGGCTGCTGCCACTctatctgcttttcttttgcaaAGGGAGTTGTGGGAAAGGAGGGGGCATTCAGTGTCATCAAATCAGAGGGAGAATGTAAGAGGTAACAGAAGCAGGGTCGATGCCAGCGAGCGAGCTGACAGCCCTGCTGGTTACCTTCACTATTTCCTTGAGGCCCAAGTGTCCTTGGCAGCTGCTGACTCACCGTGCCATATCcctgctctctgcctcagtttccctagttGTCCAGTGAAGTCTGGACGAGGGGCTCCAGATATTGGGTGTTCATAGcacagtaaaaaaattatttttaatttggtaacTGACACAGCATCGTCAACCCTTCACTTTGCAAAGAAAGGACATTAAGTTTTTACAAAGCATCTCCCATCCCCATCATTTCCCGAAAGAAAGAATGTTTACTATGGGAGGAGTCCCAGGATGCAAACTTAGGCGAAAGGATATCGATTGGAGGAAGAACCCAGGCCCATAGGGGAAGGGCTTGCTCGAGGTCACCCCCTACAGCAGTGAGAGGGGCCCCGACTCCCAGGGCCTCCACCGTCCCCATCGTAGCTCCCTGCCTTTCAGAAAAGTATGGTTTATTGTAGACATGATACAGGCCCCTAAACAACCAGGATGTACTCTCCCTCTtttaataaatcatctatattcAGAGGAGGATGGTGCCGAATGGTCTCCCCTCTTCTGCCATCTGTACCCCTCCTCTTTCATACTTTCCCCTCAGGCCTTTATGCCTTTGCCAGGAAGCCCCATGTGAcaaacaagggaaagaaaacctGACCCTCTCCCGGTAGTTATCACACAAAGGCACAAGACCAAACTTCAAGCTTTTCACTTTTGGGTCTGGCGCAGTGCGGTCAGCCCACACGCTGGCAGGTGGACCTCTCATTTCTGCCCAAGTCTGTGGTGACAGGCACGTTTGCTTATTTGAGCAGGTCACTGCAGATGAGGGGCTTTAGGGGGACGGGCCACACATGGGCTCCTCTGTGGTGGAGGGGGCTGGGTCTGGGAGAGCACCTGTGTCTGGGGACAGCTTTCCCCATGGGCCAAGAGTGGACATTTCTGAGCCCCACCCAAGTTATCACAGGCCAAGGGTGGGCACAGGGCCTGACCCAGAGCAGGCACTCAGAAACGTTATTGTGAccaggaggggaggcagggctTGGGGATAAGCTGTGCCCCCGCTGGGCTGCAATACTACGGAGGAcatgccaggggtgggggtgacggagggcagggtggggggtgagTACTGAAGTTGGGGAGGTGAGTGTGGGGGGTGCGGGATGTGTGGAGCCTTGGGGACAACCCAGGGGCATGGGGTTTGGCTGAGACTCCTGTCACTTCCACTCACAGACGGGAAGTAGTGGGCAGTGCCGGTGAGAGGAGGACCAACAGCCTGTAGCCATGGGGGATGGTCTCCCTCATCCCCTTACCCCAGGGCCCCCCTAGAGAGTGGGAGCCCCAGGAAGAGCCCTCGCCCGCAGCGTAACATCAACGCCCCAAGTCATGGTCAGTCCCTGTGGGCAGAGCACCAGGGTTCCCCTGGCCCTCGGCCAGTCCCtccccctctctgggtctcagtgtcctcacccATCAAAGAGCAGGTCACCACACTTtgtcccctctgcctctctcctggaGACCTACTGCCTATGGTTTCCAGAGTCTGCTGGGGCCAGGCTGATGCCCTTTCTTCCCCTAGCTCCAACCCCCCAGTCCTCTCTTCCTGGAGGCACTTTGACCTTCTTCCAGGAGCTCGGGTTCAGGGCTGGCCCCCTGCTTCAACCTGGGACCCTTAGCAAGTCGGTCCCAGCTCTGGACTTCCTTGAGTTCAGATGTAAATCAAGGATCTTGAAATGAGTGATCATCCGTTCCTTCCAGGTCTGGTTCCTCCTGTGGTGCTAATGCAGGCATTTAGGACCATGAGACAGAGCAGAGACGAGATGTTTAGTGAAGGAAGACCTCCCTGAAAACTGTTTCTAGCCTAGAATGTGCACCTGACACCCCGGTTGTTGAGACTctgggggaggtggcagggagggtCTGGGAGGCCCGGGTAAAGTTAGGACCCCTTAAGGGCCAGTATCACATGCCCACATTACCTGTTAGGTCTTTAGACTGATAGGGCTCGCTgaccccattttccagatgagaaaactgacttTCAGGGCAATGAAGTAACTTGTACAAGTTACATGGTAGATCTCGGACTTCCATCCAGGACTGTGGGACCCAGGGAGCTTCTTTGAAGGTGGGAAGGGAGCAGAACCTAGAGTCGGGGTGGGGTGACCGCGGGGGAGGAGGGGTGCAGGGCTCACTCTCCCTGGGCTGAGAGAGGGCGTTTCTCCCTGGAAGAGGCAGACTCTGAAGCTGTTGATCTCTAAATTACAGCGTTGGCGCGCACCGGTTGCTGCGGCAACCGAGTTGTCCTGAACCCGGGAAGTGTATAAACATTGCCACAGATGCACAATTAGATCAGGAAgaagaatagaacagaaaatagaaacttCCAGCCTTATATAATTCTGGGCCAAAATGTTACCGGGAAGCCAGGCCCGGCCAGCCCCGCCAGTCACCGGGGGCCCTGGGCAGCACCATCTCTTTCCTGGGGCCCCAGGGGAAGGGAGGTTTGGAGGGAGGGTCCTTGGGGCCAGCCGATGCACCAGCCACCCGCCACCCAGTGGGGTGAGGGGCCGCCTCCACTGAAACAGCTGGGGATGCTGACAGCCGGAGCCTGCCTCTTACCAGCTTCCTCCTGCTCCCGGGAGGCTGGAAGGAAGGTAGGAGGGTGAGTGGCTCTAACTGAGCAGTACTATCTCCTTGGGTCCTTTGAGGTAGCGTtttgatccccattttacagatgaagaaagtgaggctcagagaggtgaaatgggTTGTCTGAAGGTGACACAGCGAGGCAGTGGGTGTGTCAGCCTCCCCTACTCCAGGTCTCCACACCATAAACTCATCAATGTTGACAGCACCTGGTGGCTTAAGTATTAGACACACCTGGATTTGGacccacttaccagctgtgtgaccttaagcaggtcactgcccctctctgagccccagttctcTCACCTGTGACATGGGAATAGTGATGCCTGCACAGGAGCCAGAGCTCAGGGCTTCACCACCGTTCTGACCACCATTCCTCCATCTTGATCACCATTGGTGTCTTCACCCACCACTGCTCCCAACAAGTTTGGGGACAGGACAGGAACTGAGGGGAGGGTGCAGGTCCCAGCATTATCCAGTAggactttctgcaatgatggaaatgtcctaTGTCAGCTCTGTCCAGAAGGGTAGCCATTAGCCACGAGCGCTTAAACTCGAAACGTGGCCAGTGCAACTGGGAAACTGaattcaattttcatttaaagtaaatgtaGAGCCACAGGTGgccagtggctgccatattggacagcaccGGAGAATGTCCAGCCCCAGAAAGATCCAATACGGCAGAGGCTGAACCCAGGTAAGTGAGCAGGGGCCAGAGCACTTACAGCTCCGTCTGCTCAAGGCAAGTGGGACAAATGGTGGGAGGGGGGAGCCAAGATTGTCACCAGGAAACGCAACAGCGGCAAAGGAGGTTTGGAGGGGGCAGCATGAGGGGGCTAGGACTAAGACCTGGATCCTGGTGGCCTCAGCTTCTGGCCTGGCGACCCCAATTCCGGAGCTGGGCTGGCCATGGAGGCACTGGCTCAGGTGACGACACTCCCTCTCTGTCATCAGAACCACCTTCACTGTCACATTCTGCCCACTGGGACAGAGGAGGTCTTGGGGTGCTAGTCCAGGCTGTTCCCCTTCTGAGCGGCTTTGGGTGGACGCCTTGCCACCCCAGCCTGGGTTCCCCGGAGCCCTCAGAGAGGCTGCCCCCACGGCAGCCACTTGCTCCTCAGCCTCTctcatgtctggcttctttccccagGCCCTGCGTCTTCCCAGGTGACCACGTCGGCTTCAGGACATGCACGGGCACAGCCGTAACGGGCAGGCCCACGTGCCCCGGCGGAAACGCCGCAACCGCTTCGTCAAGAAGAACGGCCAATGCAACGTGTACTTCGCCAACCTGAGCAATAAGTCGCAGCGCTACATGGCGGACATCTTCACCACCTGCGTGGACACGCGCTGGCGCTACATGCTCATGATCTTTTCTGCGGCCTTCCTCGTCTCCTGGCTCTTTTTTGGCCTCCTCTTCTGGTGCATCGCCTTCTTCCACGGTGACCTGGAGGCTGGCCCAGCGGTGGCCCCGGCGGGGGCCCCGGCGGGCAGCAGTGGGGCAGCTCCGGCGAGCCCCAAGCCGTGCATCATGCATGTGAACGGCTTCCTGGGCGCCTTCCTGTTCTCGGTGGAGACGCAGACCACCATCGGCTATGGGTTCCGGTGCGTGACGGAGGAGTGCCCCCTGGCGGTCATCGCCGTGGTGGTCCAGTCCATCGTGGGCTGCGTCATCGACTCCTTCATGATCGGCACCATCATGGCCAAGATGGCGCGGCCCAAGAAGCGGGCGCAGACGCTGCTGTTCAGCCACCACGCGGTCATCTCGGTGCGCGACGGCAAGCTCTGCCTGATGTGGCGGGTGGGCAACCTGCGCAAGAGCCACATCGTGGAGGCCCACGTGCGGGCCCAGCTCATCAAGCCCTACATGACCCAGGAGGGCGAGTACCTGCCGCTGGACCAGCGGGACCTCAACGTGGGCTATGACATCGGCCTGGACCGCATCTTCCTGGTGTCGCCCATCATCATCGTCCACGAGATTGACGAGGACAGCCCGCTCTATGGCATGGGCAAGGAGGAGCTGGAGTCTGAGGACTTCGAGATTGTGGTCATCCTCGAGGGCATGGTGGAGGCCACCGCCATGACCACCCAGGCCCGCAGCTCCTACCTGGCCAGCGAGATCCTGTGGGGCCACCGCTTCGAGCCCGTGGTCTTTGAGGAGAAGAGCCACTACAAGGTGGACTACTCGCGCTTCCACAAGACCTACGAGGTGGCCGGCACACCCTGCTGCTCCGCCCGGGAACTGCAGGAGAGCAAGATCACCGTGCTGCCCGCCCCGCCGCCCCCGCCCAGTGCCTTCTGCTACGAGAATGAGCTGGCCCTCATgagccaggaggaagaggagatggaggaggaagcGGCAGCCGCCGCAGCGGCTGTGGCTGCGGGCCTGGGCCTGGAGGCGGGCTCCAAGGAGGAGGCGGGCATCATCCGAATGCTGGAGTTTGGCAGCCACCTGGATCTGGAACGCATGCAAGCCACCCTCCCGCTGGACAACATCTCCTATCGCAGGGAGTCGGCCATCTGACCTTCCGGCCCTGCCCTCATCACCTCCCACAAGAGCCTCTGCCGGGGGTGGGATGTCGGAACACCCCCTCCACACTCAGGACAGAGCTGACCCTGGCTCCACGGACCTTCTGGAAGGAGGTGGGGCCTTCAAAGCTGGGGGACCCCTTCCtgctgactccagagcccaggcctgggaaggGCCCAGGAAACCTTTGGCGCTATCAGCCTGGGTTCACCAGCGCCTACCTGCTGGCAGCTCAGGGACCCCAGACTCACCACCTTTTCCCCACAGACCCTTCAAGGACGTGTCCCTTTTGTTCTCAGAACCTTGGGGAAGGCGGCTGGACTGCTGGGGGGTGGGCATCATGGGGTtctggggtgggcagggggttAGTTTGGGgggaggtagggagggggtgcgtttttttttttttggttttttttttttgcatgactGTGGCCTGTTGCTCATGactttcttttgtaaatatctATAAATGGAGACAGATGGAGGCACTCGATCCACCTTCTGCCATTTGTACCTGCAAGATAAGGAGGTACAGACCCTCTGTGCACCCCTCCCGTGCCCTGCCCATCAAGCCTAGCCCCTACCCTTGACCAGCTGGCTGGTCCCT contains:
- the KCNJ4 gene encoding inward rectifier potassium channel 4, whose product is MHGHSRNGQAHVPRRKRRNRFVKKNGQCNVYFANLSNKSQRYMADIFTTCVDTRWRYMLMIFSAAFLVSWLFFGLLFWCIAFFHGDLEAGPAVAPAGAPAGSSGAAPASPKPCIMHVNGFLGAFLFSVETQTTIGYGFRCVTEECPLAVIAVVVQSIVGCVIDSFMIGTIMAKMARPKKRAQTLLFSHHAVISVRDGKLCLMWRVGNLRKSHIVEAHVRAQLIKPYMTQEGEYLPLDQRDLNVGYDIGLDRIFLVSPIIIVHEIDEDSPLYGMGKEELESEDFEIVVILEGMVEATAMTTQARSSYLASEILWGHRFEPVVFEEKSHYKVDYSRFHKTYEVAGTPCCSARELQESKITVLPAPPPPPSAFCYENELALMSQEEEEMEEEAAAAAAAVAAGLGLEAGSKEEAGIIRMLEFGSHLDLERMQATLPLDNISYRRESAI